A genomic stretch from Anoplopoma fimbria isolate UVic2021 breed Golden Eagle Sablefish chromosome 8, Afim_UVic_2022, whole genome shotgun sequence includes:
- the s1pr3a gene encoding sphingosine 1-phosphate receptor 3a — protein sequence MGNTLEEGMNPVIVNHYNHSGKWDRPRSSGACKMALLLFICVLIVLENVTVLLALWRNKRFHSRMYFLIGNLALSDLLAGVAYVVNIFTSGSNTYFLTPVQWLAREGSMFVALSASTFSLLAIGIERHMTMVRLRPCETAGRGRLLGLLVACWLVSVLLSALPSLGWNCLNNLASCSTVLPLYAKSYVAFCISVFSALLVAIIILYIRIYRLVTSSGRRVSSRPSERSLALLRTVVIVLGVFVMCWTPLFLLLLLDVGCSPDKCPVLYQVDWFIALAVLNSALNPLIYTLSSREMRVAFFRLLCCCQTSMEHTGTPVQGNPNMGTVIPTAENSKTSAGGGSGVGKSTLNRGKVPPPINSDNKHGDPSATAVPLHSGPADLLSAVLVKAGALPTLSKF from the coding sequence ATGGGGAACACACTGGAGGAGGGGATGAACCCTGTCATCGTCAACCACTACAACCACTCGGGGAAGTGGGACCGGCCTCGCAGCAGCGGGGCCTGTAAGATGGCCCTGCTGCTCTTCATCTGCGTGCTGATTGTTCTGGAGAACGTCACGGTCCTGCTCGCTCTCTGGAGGAACAAGCGCTTCCACAGCCGCATGTATTTCCTCATTGGGAACCTGGCGCTGTCGGACCTGCTGGCAGGCGTGGCCTACGTGGTCAACATCTTCACCTCGGGGAGCAACACCTACTTCCTGACGCCGGTGCAGTGGCTGGCCCGAGAAGGGAGCATGTTCGTGGCCCTCAGCGCATCCACGTTCAGCCTTCTGGCCATTGGGATTGAGAGGCACATGACTATGGTGCGTTTGCGTCCTTGCGAGACGGCAGGTCGAGGGAGACTTCTTGGACTTCTGGTGGCTTGCTGGCTGGTGTCAGTGCTGCTCAGTGCCCTGCCCAGCCTGGGCTGGAACTGCCTGAACAACCTGGCCTCCTGCTCCACGGTGCTGCCGCTCTATGCTAAGAGTTACGTGGCCTTCTGCATCAGCGTGTTCAGCGCCCTGTTGGTGGCCATCATCATCCTCTACATCAGGATTTACCGCCTGGTGACCTCCAGCGGCCGCAGGGTGAGCAGCCGGCCTTCAGAGCGCTCGCTGGCCCTGCTGCGAACAGTGGTCATTGTTCTTGGAGTGTTTGTCATGTGCTGgacccccctcttcctcctgctgctgctggatgttGGCTGCAGCCCGGATAAGTGCCCCGTGCTCTACCAGGTGGACTGGTTTATCGCCCTGGCTGTGCTCAACTCTGCCCTCAACCCTCTGATATACACTCTGTCCAGCAGGGAGATGAGGGTGGCGTTCTTcaggctgctgtgctgctgtcagACCAGCATGGAGCACACTGGGACTCCCGTGCAGGGCAACCCTAATATGGGCACGGTCATCCCCACAGCGGAGAACAGCAAGACCAGTGCAGGAGGGGGCAGTGGGGTTGGCAAGTCCACACTGAATAGAGGGAAGGTTCCCCCACCTATTAACTCTGACAACAAACATGGAGACCCCTCAGCCACTGCTGTGCCCCTTCACTCCGGACCTGCAGACCTGCTCTCAGCTGTGCTGGTGAAGGCGGGGGCGCTGCCGACCCTCAGCAAGTTCTGA